catacaccaagtattaatgataaaaaataaaaaaaaaatgtattaatGATCTCAAAGGATTTTCATTCTCTCATGAGATCTGATGGGTTTTCTTTTGGGCCATCAAAATTGAATTCTTTTTCAACACTTGAaacattttttatatataaatatatggacATCATTATCATAATGGAAGACTTTTTTTAACTTGATAACGACATTATATAAATTTACTATTTAGATATTTGATATATGTTTAAATTTGACTATAGAGTACAGAAGTTTCTCATgttaaaactattttttttttctaatcgAGAACAATGttgtacaattttttttctttggatatTCGTTATGTGCCTAAATTCGGCCTGCTCACACAGAAGTTTCATATGTCAAAATCAAATGCGTGCCATAATGGTATTATTCgtagtgaaaatcgaactcaaaacatTTCGAATCTATACGATTTGACCTTAAAGAGATGTACCATTAGACTATCACTCAAGTAATTTCTCAACCGTTCAAAATCATGCTAAAGTCCAACATTATCCAACAACTCTCATTGTCTAACCATTCTCCAAAACAAGGGACATAATATATCTTAATTGTTTCATACTagaaaatggaaaatgaaataAGGAGCCACTCTTTCACCATATGAAAAGAGACAGTATCATATTTTAAAGTTGATCTTAAAGCCTAAAGCTTCCTATGAGGCCACAACGTGGTATGTTCTTGGACCTATGAGAGTAATAGTAAGTGTAAACAGGTTGCATGCAGCCCATTTGTCCAGCTTAAAGGCCCATTGGgctggagaaaaaaaaaagcctcgTGAAAGTAGTTAGGGAAAAAGTTGAATTGAGATTAGTAGTGAAGAGATGGTGGTGTTGCAGAGGTTCAGTCCATTGCCCTCATCTGATGCCAACTATGAGAGAAGCTCAAGCAATGATTTTGAGGATCAAAGTCTGCGATTTCAAACGCCTACCATACCAACAACTGATTGTTGAAAGAAGATTCCTTGGTTGTTGTTAATGGCCTCAAGAATCCTTCTCTTCTGTTAGGAAAAATGGGCAACTCTGGTGGTTTTTCATAGGGATCACAGTAGATGGTATTCCAGTTATATCAATTGATCAGTTTGACGAACATCCAAGCTgaatttcatgtgtatcatgtgTGATGTATAGAGCCtataaattcacttgaatcatgtgcgtccaactcaattgtttgggataactgagacaTCAACTCTTGACCTTCCCAATATCCTATTTCCAGATCTGGTGAATTGACCTCATGGAGACTCAGTTCCCCCTGCCCACTCATCTGGGTGACTTAGTCCAACCaggaagaacaataaatatcaTGGGCCCTAGACACCGACAATTATTAAGAGAGTTTTACTATGTGGAGCAGGAGCCAGGAGGCAAGTGGAGAAGAAGTGTCGTTGTGTCCAATCAAAAACTGACAATGGCCCAGCTCTTCACGGGTTTTTTCATTCTAGTCTCTCGTGTTTTATTTTCTTCGTTTTTGTACCCCCAACAATATTCCTGGGCCATATTAATGCCACTGATGGCCCATATCACGTTTTGTTTTTAGCTTCAAGAGGAATTTGATTTTTGCATATATAATgggtctcttcttcttcctctcttctttttgtaTGTATTAGAAACTATGACGTAAGTGCTAATTTCaaccttcaaagttcaaaccttcCTTCTATGCTTTTTAAATTAGACAGAAATCTGAACTCCATCCTTTTTTAATTCCACAATTAATACAATTTAATCAAACAATTATTATATTAGtgcaaaatttattgaaatggATATATCTAATAGTACAGAAAGAGGGAAGGAAATCACTTGGGTTATCACCTAATGATGAATCTTAGTTGGgccaaataatatatatatgaggaaatTCTAAGTTCGATTTTCATGAAAGCAATATCATTGCGAGCTTGACAGTTTTAGTTTAGATTTATATCGGATATTCAAAGGAAAATTGTGTCTTCCTTGgttaaaacaaaaagaaaaagagatttaTGGTGCTGAATTCTAAACATTAACAAGAATAATATGCAACTGCACTGCACTGCACATTTTGAACTGGTGAATTTAGCAAGAGGTAGATAGACAAAAACTTGTTTCCCCTATTTATAGGGGCTGaattgcaaaaaataaaaatgctctGCCACTTCAACTATTCACCGCGCCAACAAAACAAGACCGATACttgtttttagagagagaaaaagatctCGAACTCCAAAGCTTTGgacctctctttctctctccgtCGTCGGCGGTGCTTCCTCTTAGGCTACAGCTCTCTAGGGTTAGGGGTATTTGTAGTCCTTTTCTCCTGAAAATGGAAACAGTGAGCGACGATGAGTACAGAAGGAAAGAGCGCACTGCACTGGTGGCCATTGTGGTGCTCGCTTCACTGGCGGTGGTTTCTTTGCTGGTCGCATTTAGTTACTACTGCTACATTCGCAACAAGGTCGCCAAGCGCTTAAAGAGCCAGAAGAGTGAGTTACTTTCATACTTCATTACTGCAATTAATGCGCATTGCCTTTTGAATCccctgtttggttgctgagagaCTGTAACAAAAGGTCGCGTTTACATTTTcgtaacttttttcttttttttttttgtaattttttgtctCTATCTGGATCTTGAaagtgttttcttttctctggTCTTGAAACCTGGAGTAAAGGTTTATCTCTGAagtttcaattaatttttttagttaaaaGTTCGTTTTTTACTTAGCATTATGAGAGTCTGCGCTACTAGGCCTCTTCTCCGAGAACAGGAAGGAATGGAATGTAtaacctttttttattattctgcgATTAATTGTCGGTGTTGCCTTAAAATTGGGACCACTGTAGTTATTATGCTATCACTCAGACGGTCTAAGAAGTGTTTGGTTGCTGGGAAAGTTTGGGTGGTAGGTTTTCAGAATCTGGTGGAACACTAAATGACATATTCTTCATGATTCAACTGTGCTTGAAGGGATAAATCACGAGGACAAACGTGGGGTAAATCACGAAGACAAAGGTGGATTTGCTAACATGCAAGTTGATAAAGAGAAGGGGCTTCAGGTGTTCACTTTCAAGCAGCTACACTCAGCCACTGGTGGTTTTACCAAGTCGAATGTGGTTGGGAACGGTGCGTTTGGGTTAGTCTACCGAGGAGTGCTAAGTGATGGGAGGAAAGTTGCAATCAAGTTCTTGGATCAAGCTGGGAAGCAAGGAGAAGAGGAATTCAAAATGGAGGTCTAATCTCACCATCTGATTTTAGATTTTGTTTTGGGCTATATTTCATTGCATGTAAAATTAAATCACGTGGTTTAGTTCCTCGGTCATTTTATTCATTACTGCTCTTGCTTTGTactttgtagtttttttttttgaaaattttggtgatCAGTATATGTCTTTGTAGGTGGAACTGTTATGTTGGTTGCGTTCCCCGTATTTGTTGGCGTTGCTTGGGTATTGTTCAGACAGTAATCGTAAATTGCTGGTGTATCAGTTCATGACAAATGGTGGTTTGCAAGAACATTTATATCCTCTAAGCGGTATGTTGTTCACAATGCGCTTCTCGTTTCTTATTCCTTTGATGaatactttaataaattaagttaTACATTCTGAGAGCTGAATACTTTAATAAATCATGTTCTACACGACAATTTGTGCTGGATAGCTGAGTTTCATCTTGATTGTAAATATGCAGGTTCCAATTCGCTCACTTCAAAACTCAACTGGGAAACAAGGTTGCGAATAGCTCTTGAAGCTGCAAAGGGTTTGGAATATCTCCATGAACATGTTAACCCCCCAGTAATTCATAGAGATTTTAAAAGCAGCAACATCCTCTTGGACAAAGACTTCCATGCCAAAATCTCTGATTTTGGACTGGCCAAGCTTGGATCAGAAAAGGCTGGTGGACACGTTTCAACTCGAGTGTTGGGCACTCAGGGATATGTTGCTCCTGAGTATGAACTAACGCTGTGCTCCATTTATATTTAAAaccttaatatttattttactttttgacATTTGAAGCAAATATTGTGTTTTGTGCattaagtgtatatatatgccatATAGTGCTTTTTAAATGGTGATAACGATTAACGAATGAAGAgtgattcattttttttactGCACACCAGGTATGCTTTAACTGGGCATCTAACAACAAAATCAGATGTGTACAGCTATGGGGTTGTGCTTTTAGAGTTGCTCACAGGAAGAGTTCCAGTTGATATGAAGAAACCTCATGGTGAAGGTGTTCTTGTATCTTGGGTGGGTGTTTGATGTTTTCTGTTCAGTTACATCCACTGTAGCAGACTATCGTCCAAATTCCTTGTCCCTTTtgcgaaagcaaaactatcccCTCCTGGCAATGAAACGATACTTCATAATTTTGGTGGAACTCTTAGTTCCTTATTGATGATTGCGGTCTCAGTTggaatataaatatacatatacatatatatatatatatatatatatatatatatatatagacacacatgcGTATCTCTGGCTGGTCATGCTTTCCACTCAAATTGCTCTTATTAGATTTCACTGTCTATTCAACAGGCACTGCCCCACTTAACGGATAGAGAGAAAGTTGTGCAGATCATGGATCCGTCATTGGAGGGACAATACTCAATGAAGGAGGTGATTCAGGTGGCAGCTATTGCTGCAATGTGTGTACAACAGGAGGCAGACTATAGGCCTCTGATGGCAGATGTTGTGCAGTCACTGGTCCCGCTGGTGAGAAATTACAGGTCAACCTCAAAGGCAGGAAGCTGCTCTAGCTTCCATGCAGCTAGATCTCCCATGTCACTGGACTCTGGTAAAGCAAGTGCGTCTAACTTGAGTCCAGTTTAACTATATGCATTTGATGCCTCAGCTTGCAAATTTTTATGTACTTAGGTGTTTAGAGCACCTGTACTCTGTTCATCTGCTCTGTAAAAAAGTAAACTAGCTGATTGTGGTATCATGGCAGCTGTTTGAAGCTGTAATTCTGTCTTAAGTATATGTTCATTAAAGAACTTAGTGCTGTAGTCTGActgccccaaacatcaaaggGCCATATTCTAGAAGCTATTCATGGTCAATTTTCTAAACTGTACCGAGAAATGAAAAATTAGCTTGAATGATTAGAAGAATCCTTCTAGTTGAGTTTGAAAATAGATGAACTACTTGCTCCTTGATGTTATTTAATTTGTGATGTTGAAACCTGGTCTCTCtgtatttttcttcaaatttgatTCTGATAACCACTGTGTTCGTCCATCGGTTGATGGGCTTTCATATCCCGAGCTAAAAGTGTGTTAGCTTGAGCTTTGAGCACGAACTTCATCTGGGATTAGATGAGGATGATTAGCATGTGACCAATTGGATTTGGAAGAAAAACCCTTCCTGAGCTATACTAGTTAAAGCTTACATTAcctaccttttctttttcttctcttcgaCTTGGTGTTTTAGCGAACGGTTAATAAAAGAAAAGCTTCAGCAAGTGCCTCGgctgaaaagatgccaatacgaCATGGGGGTTTctggttgaattttttttgatatctgTTCAAGTCAGCAAAAATACGGGTTAAGTATTCAAATCCTGTTGACGATATCTACCCTAAACCCTTACGTTTGcttgataataataatagagtTGTTCCAAGTTATATTTTCTACATTTAGAATATAGATGTGTATGGTCTATTGTCGGCTGTACCGTTGGAAAACTATATCTAAATATAATGTGCTCAGAAAGTAAAGGAAGAAAATGGAGGAGCTGGGATTTCCCATTCCGAAACTAAAATGAAATGCAATAAGCGATGTATTGGAGGAGGCTGCTGCAACTCTATCAATTCTCTTTGTAGAAAATGCAGGGTGGTGCGCGTTCCTCAACAAGAGGGTTGTTTTAGTTCAATAGATTTGGAGATATTTTCATCGGAGACTTGGCCGCGGCATTGTTGGGTATGATCCATTCACAATCGGGAAAGATGTTGGTTCATTGAAAAGCCATCAGGCATGGCCGAGTGCGGTTGGCATATGCCAATTGGTTGTTGATCGATCCTCGCAAGCAGAGGCAGATGGAGTTTGAAGCATAATGTTTGTATGGAGCCGGAGGAATAGGAATGTTGGCTCTTGTCTTCGTCCTGTTTTTGCCCTTTCCACCACGTATCATGCAAGctcggaagaagaagaaaaaaaagttgatgACAAATTGTCCAAGAAAGGTGTGGAACTAGATCACATTATATAATTGATTATGAACAGAGCGAAGACTTGGAAGTTGGAAGGGGGGGAGAGAATGGTGATGTGATTGGAGGGTGAAGTTTGACGTCCACTTGATTGCGCGTGGTCTTCTTTTATGGGTCCCACTAATCCATCTACTAAATTACTCTACTAATTAGAGACAACGTTACAATAGAGAggaaaggagagaagaaaataaaggaaaaataatcagagagagagaaagcaaaGGTGAAAGCTGTAGAGCACATGGAGTGCGGGGTCTGACCAAACCATcatcaaccaccaccaccaccaccacaataATACTGAAGCCCACACTATGTCCCACTCTTCCTGAGCCACCGCCACAACCACCTGCCTCGGCGCTCCGATTATGGACTCTGATAAGGTTCAGTTTCTACTCTTTTTCTACACACAGACGCTCACACTTCTCTTTTGTTATATGTTGTTCTCTGTGTCTATGTGTATATGTAGTTGTATTGACGCATCGGCATGGATCTTGGTTGATCTAGTATTCTAGTTTGATTCCGTTGTTTGTGCTTTCGCTTCACGCGATCTATCTGTTTTTGCCGTCAGTTGGTGAAATTATCCGATCGGGGAGAATTTTCGTTttcgttttgttttttttttgtattgtagAAAATTAGTAATAGTCATCCTAATTGTTTTTTATGGTTCGGTTGAGAGTTGGGGGTCAGCTATTTCATTTCTTCCACTTATTTTTCTCTAGTTTCCAAACAGAGAAGAATAATCTTTTGTTCAGTTTAACGATTCTCTCAGTTTTGTTCCATTCCTTGGTTTTCTCAGGTTTGTTAGCTGTCCTCTCCGATCTCTTTTGAGTTAGATATTTTGTTTTGCACGAACTATTTCCTGTCATACTCTCTTTGGTGCTCAATATTTCAAGGTTTTGAAAGATTGTTACTAATATGTCTCTTAGGAATTTTTTGGTCCAAAGTGCTGTAATGTTAGTCAACTTTAGGttgcttttcttgtttctttagGTGGATTGTTGTTGAATCTGCTGTAGTTTGCTTCAGATAAGGAATGTTCTTTGATTCTATTAGGGAATTGGCTCTTCTTTGGGATGCAAGCTTTTTATGGCATGGGATGCTTTCTTGCAATCCATGGTCATCATAGATTTGCTTTTCGTATACTTGCTACCTCTCTAGGTTATCTCTTGCTGTCCTGTGGTTGCTCATTCTAAACAGGGTTACTTATTTGCCTTCCCTACTTGTTCCTTGAATCCTTTTCCAAGTAAGGACTTAATTGCTAGTttcatttgtgtttgtttgtatgGTCATCCTCCacttgtgtttggtatcacagGTTGCCTTGTTGCTTCTGAATTAGAGAGTACCCGGTACCGATATCTGTAACTTAGACATGTTGAAACATGAATTGTATGTTCTTGGTGACTGGATGACAAAACAGTAAAGCTCAGTCAGAAACTTAATGATGTTGGTTAGATTTAATTAGATGCTAGGATTGGCTTCATTACTTCAGGTGTCTCAGAAGTTTTCTTTTAATGCATGATTTTGCACTTACTTCTGGTGGAATTATCTCTCATTGCCTCTCTAGAAATGAGAGATCACGAACTTGCTCTTTCCTCAACTGCTGTTCAACACACCACTTATCAATTAGAGCAAGTTCCATATCTAGTTATTCGTAGCTGCTCATCctgcattaattttttttggtttccaaTGAAACGCAGGAAATGTCATCTGCTGTTATCCAGGAGAATGATGCTGTTACTGGTCACATAATATCCACCACCATTGGAGGCAAAAATGGGGAACCTAAGCAGGTTAGGACTTagcattactttttttttgtgctgtTGGAGACATACAGCGCATGATTTAATCTTGTTCATTTCTATGGTAGATTAGCTATGGTCGTTCTATTATTTCAAGGATTAGTTTTCCAgggggtatttttttttttaaaaaagagtaGTTAACTTGTAAACTCTTTGGTTTTTGAGGTGTTAAAATCTATGTACCTTTCTCTAGCCATCACAACATCATATGGAACTGCTGTTGTGCATACCATATTCTTTCTCAATTCTTCTCACCTTGAATGTTGAAGTGTTTTCTTTTCTGCTGTCTGCAGACCATCAGTTATATGGCAGAGTGTCTTGTAGGTACTGGATCATTCGGAATTGTTTTCCAggtaaatattatatgtcatgatacaaaaaaaattcctatCATTCTTGCACCCTGTCAAGTTGTTGATATCCTACCTTTTCAGGCAAAATGCCTGGAAACTGGAGAGACAGTGGCTATTAAGAAGGTCTTACAGGACCGGCGGTATAAAAATCGTGAACTAGAGTTGATGCGCTTGATGAATCACTCGAATATTGTTTCCCTGAAGCACTGTTTCTTTTCTACAACGAGTAATGATGAACTTTTTCTCAATTTGGTTATGGAATATGTCCCTGAGACCATTTATCGTGCTGTAAAGCATTACTGCAGTATGAACCAGAGGATGCCACTTATCTATGTAAAACTTTATACATATCaggtatgttttttttaatgggtgTCCTCTATCTTTGAATCTCTTTCATCAATGTGGTAATAAATGCATAATTTATTTCAGATCTTCAGAGGACTGGCATATATTCATTCTGTTCCTGGGGTTTGCCATAGAGATGTTAAGCCTCAAAATTTGTTGGTATGTTATTCtctgtttgttttttcattaattagtGGACTTTTGGTCTGAAATtatcctatttttttttatctgtgtAGGTTGATCCTCTCACGCACCAGGTTAAGCTATGTGACTTTGGAAGTGCGAAAGTATTGGTAAGTGGATCCCCTTGCTACTTTTCCTTTACACTTATTTTAATATGTATCGCCATTATAATGAATTAATGATGATGCTACATCCTAGCATGGAATGTTTGAGTTAAAGCTGTAAATTCATTTAAGCCATGCATTTCTTTTTTCATCCGGATAAATGACAGGTTTATCTCTTCTTAGGTTTGCATCAAACCTTTGATATCCGATTTGGATACTTTTGTCATCCTCAACTGATTCATTTGACTCATATTTTTCCCTTTTAATGAACAACAAAGATACTAATGAAAGAGTGGGGTGGGAAGGAGAAACATTTTTTGGAGGCGCCGAGCAGATATTCCACGATCTTATGAATTTACTGAcacttttccttttatttcatTGCACTTTAAAGACTTCCTATTGACAATGTTATTACACGAACATACAGTTGAAGTTATCTTATTATGGCTAACTTTTCCCTGCTGATTTATTATTTTCAGTCATTGACATTTTCCTTCATTGAGTTGCCTGTTCTGATAATTCTCTTCGTACATTTTTGGTTTTTTACTATTTTCGTCTCTCTTCCTCCTATTAGGTCAAGGGAGAAGCAAACATCTCATATATATGCTCTCGTTATTACCGAGCTCCAGAACTCATATTTGGTGCAACAGAGTATACAACGTCAATTGATATTTGGTCAGCTGGTTGTGTCCTTGCTGAGCTTCTTCTAGGCCAGGTTAGTGACACTGGTAATGTTTATAATTTTGTTGGAAAATATCTTTAAGTGTGGTATAAGAATTTTTCATATGATGTCATACTAAGTTCTCATGGTTTCAAATTTTATCATAGCCCTTGTTTCCAGGAGAAAATGCAGTGGGTCAACTTGTAGAGATCGTCAAGGTAGAGCCTCATTATCAATGTGATGTGGCTAATTCATAATACTCTGGCAGTCATGTGATCATGTCTTAGCTTCTTTCCTGTAGATTCTGGGTACTCCCACTCGAGAAGAAATTCGCTGCATGAATCCTAATTATACAGACTTCAGGTTCCCTCAGATGAAAGCTCATCCTTGGCACAAAGTATAACCTTAACTCAGAAAAGTTGATacctttaatttaatataaatcatTAAAGAATTAGTGTTTGTTG
This sequence is a window from Tripterygium wilfordii isolate XIE 37 chromosome 8, ASM1340144v1, whole genome shotgun sequence. Protein-coding genes within it:
- the LOC120003511 gene encoding probable serine/threonine-protein kinase PBL7, whose product is METVSDDEYRRKERTALVAIVVLASLAVVSLLVAFSYYCYIRNKVAKRLKSQKRINHEDKRGVNHEDKGGFANMQVDKEKGLQVFTFKQLHSATGGFTKSNVVGNGAFGLVYRGVLSDGRKVAIKFLDQAGKQGEEEFKMEVELLCWLRSPYLLALLGYCSDSNRKLLVYQFMTNGGLQEHLYPLSGSNSLTSKLNWETRLRIALEAAKGLEYLHEHVNPPVIHRDFKSSNILLDKDFHAKISDFGLAKLGSEKAGGHVSTRVLGTQGYVAPEYALTGHLTTKSDVYSYGVVLLELLTGRVPVDMKKPHGEGVLVSWALPHLTDREKVVQIMDPSLEGQYSMKEVIQVAAIAAMCVQQEADYRPLMADVVQSLVPLVRNYRSTSKAGSCSSFHAARSPMSLDSGKASASNLSPV
- the LOC120003493 gene encoding shaggy-related protein kinase zeta-like encodes the protein MDSDKEMSSAVIQENDAVTGHIISTTIGGKNGEPKQTISYMAECLVGTGSFGIVFQAKCLETGETVAIKKVLQDRRYKNRELELMRLMNHSNIVSLKHCFFSTTSNDELFLNLVMEYVPETIYRAVKHYCSMNQRMPLIYVKLYTYQIFRGLAYIHSVPGVCHRDVKPQNLLVDPLTHQVKLCDFGSAKVLVKGEANISYICSRYYRAPELIFGATEYTTSIDIWSAGCVLAELLLGQPLFPGENAVGQLVEIVKILGTPTREEIRCMNPNYTDFRFPQMKAHPWHKVFHKRMPPEAIDLASRLLQYSPSLRCTALEACAHPFFDELREPNARLPNGRPLPPLFNFKQELAGASPELINRLIPEHVRRQAGLSLPHPGRT